A genome region from Pseudomonas anguilliseptica includes the following:
- a CDS encoding phage baseplate assembly protein, producing MQNETIRLAIGGVTHATWDGWSVESDLLTPADAFEMELYTRETVRLPDVLAEGAPCTLSLGRDRVLTGQIDEFEHDVSRNGVFIRINGRDLAAPLVDCSSPFVAMRDAGLAEIIEQVVKPLGISRVDIRAASAKTRRRIQIEPGQTAWEALLQVAEANGLWPWMEPDGRLVVGGPDYNAAPVATLIMRLDGQGNNVERLSVRRSIANRFSQITVLGQHGQYDNDGYDTSRSHLRSVISDDVLAKRGIFRPKVVIDSSSESQDMATTRARKLLADSRLEGFEIRAVVKGHRAGNGKVWAPGQRIIVRSEPHGIDATYFLMSRTLRLTRREGAITELRLREDKLWVLDANPVKKRKGKADADAAFIEKIRAS from the coding sequence GCCTTTGAAATGGAGCTATACACCCGCGAAACCGTGCGCCTGCCTGATGTATTGGCTGAGGGTGCCCCTTGTACGTTATCGCTCGGGCGTGACCGGGTACTGACTGGGCAGATTGATGAGTTCGAACACGATGTGTCGCGTAACGGGGTGTTCATCCGTATCAATGGCCGCGACCTGGCTGCGCCGTTGGTGGACTGCTCATCACCCTTTGTGGCAATGCGTGATGCCGGCCTGGCTGAGATCATCGAGCAGGTGGTCAAGCCCCTGGGTATTAGCCGGGTAGATATCCGGGCCGCCAGCGCCAAGACGCGCCGACGCATCCAGATCGAGCCGGGCCAGACAGCCTGGGAGGCGCTATTGCAAGTGGCCGAAGCCAACGGCCTTTGGCCTTGGATGGAGCCGGATGGCCGCCTGGTTGTAGGTGGGCCTGACTACAACGCCGCGCCCGTGGCGACCCTGATAATGCGGCTTGATGGTCAGGGCAATAACGTCGAGCGCTTGTCCGTGCGCCGCTCCATTGCCAACCGCTTTAGCCAGATCACCGTGCTTGGCCAGCACGGCCAGTACGACAATGACGGCTACGACACCAGCCGTTCACACCTGCGCTCCGTGATCAGTGATGACGTGCTGGCCAAGCGCGGCATCTTTCGTCCCAAGGTGGTTATCGACAGCTCCAGTGAAAGCCAGGATATGGCCACCACCCGTGCCCGCAAGCTGTTGGCCGATAGCCGGCTGGAGGGCTTTGAAATTCGTGCGGTGGTAAAGGGACACCGTGCCGGTAACGGCAAGGTGTGGGCACCTGGTCAGCGCATCATCGTGCGCAGTGAACCGCACGGGATTGATGCGACTTACTTCCTGATGAGCCGCACCCTGCGCCTGACCCGCCGCGAGGGGGCCATTACCGAACTGCGCCTGCGCGAGGACAAGCTCTGGGTGCTGGACGCTAATCCAGTGAAAAAGCGCAAAGGCAAGGCCGACGCAGACGCGGCATTTATCGAAAAGATCAGGGCCAGTTGA
- a CDS encoding phage baseplate assembly protein V, translated as MKNMARMMREQAGRERANFRQAFRAVAARNKHGKLIGVEMQGLAGESVSGELFQHYGFTSAPLAGAEFIALPVGGNSKHTVVVASEDGRYRIQLKDGEVALYTDEGDYVHLKRGRLIEVVTETLLVKAGTKVRFETPLIEQTGNVDIGGNTHVVGNIKADGEIADHTRSIQADRGVYNGHVHGSSPGPSAQQWLSAIT; from the coding sequence ATGAAGAACATGGCGCGCATGATGCGCGAGCAAGCGGGCCGCGAACGGGCCAATTTCCGCCAAGCCTTTCGCGCCGTGGCCGCTCGCAATAAGCACGGTAAGTTGATCGGTGTAGAGATGCAGGGGCTTGCTGGCGAGTCGGTCAGTGGCGAGCTGTTCCAGCACTATGGCTTCACCTCGGCACCGCTGGCCGGGGCCGAGTTCATCGCCTTGCCTGTAGGTGGCAACAGCAAGCACACGGTTGTAGTGGCCAGTGAAGATGGCCGTTATCGCATTCAGCTCAAGGATGGCGAGGTGGCGCTTTACACCGATGAAGGTGACTACGTGCACCTGAAGCGTGGCCGGTTAATTGAGGTGGTAACCGAGACGCTGCTGGTCAAGGCCGGTACAAAGGTGCGCTTTGAAACGCCGCTGATCGAACAGACTGGCAACGTTGATATCGGCGGAAATACTCATGTGGTCGGCAATATCAAAGCTGACGGCGAGATTGCTGACCATACGCGCAGCATTCAGGCAGATCGGGGAGTCTATAACGGGCATGTGCATGGCTCTAGCCCAGGGCCTAGCGCACAGCAGTGGCTATCTGCTATTACATAG
- a CDS encoding phage GP46 family protein gives MDAGIDPTSGDLSGERISSLANAVYIRLTTPLGSWWADKSLGSRLHELKRSKDLSRIGKLARQYAEQALQPLLDDGRAKTITISTEQPHNGWLLMLIEVVDASGAPQVFRHLVRVI, from the coding sequence ATGGACGCAGGCATTGACCCCACCTCAGGCGACTTAAGCGGCGAGCGCATCAGCTCGCTGGCTAACGCCGTCTACATCCGCCTCACAACGCCGCTTGGCAGTTGGTGGGCGGACAAGTCTCTGGGCTCACGCCTGCACGAACTTAAGCGCAGTAAAGACCTGTCACGCATCGGCAAGCTTGCCCGGCAGTACGCAGAGCAAGCACTACAGCCGCTGCTCGATGACGGCCGGGCGAAGACCATCACTATCAGCACCGAGCAGCCGCACAACGGCTGGTTACTCATGCTGATCGAGGTCGTTGATGCCAGCGGTGCGCCACAGGTCTTCCGCCACTTGGTACGGGTAATCTGA
- a CDS encoding baseplate J/gp47 family protein: MAYSAPPFESILANILRDIRSLQPEADIGTDSDHYVRSAAVAAAIEGIYQKLAWLYRQIFPDTADKDELVRTAADRGVFLKLAVGAGDSVALTGAPGVELLQGATLKHLASGELFTATSSAMIGTGGTATVSVVAQTPGTALNDLTGALTLTSPPLGMDAAAAFIGSTTGGEDEETIESLLVRLLEIMQEPPAGGATYDYERWAKEVPGVVDALVLPKRRGGGTVDVVITGSDGVPSAEVTAACQAHIEDQCTVIGDIWVFVPVERAVNSTAQVELNGDYTLAEVRGFAQKAYTALLGAKKPREPLKRSQIEAMINNLPGVSDRVVNTPAGNVAASDDPAQIGWIRPGTITLELMP, encoded by the coding sequence ATGGCCTACAGCGCGCCGCCTTTCGAGAGCATCCTTGCCAATATCCTGCGTGACATTCGCAGCCTGCAACCTGAGGCCGATATCGGCACGGACAGTGACCACTATGTCCGCTCGGCCGCCGTCGCAGCGGCTATCGAAGGCATCTATCAGAAGCTTGCCTGGCTGTACCGCCAGATTTTCCCTGACACAGCCGACAAAGACGAACTGGTGCGCACCGCAGCGGATCGCGGTGTGTTCCTCAAGCTGGCCGTAGGCGCTGGCGACAGCGTTGCACTAACCGGCGCACCGGGCGTCGAGTTGCTCCAGGGCGCCACGCTCAAGCACCTGGCCAGCGGTGAGCTATTCACTGCGACTTCTAGCGCGATGATTGGCACAGGTGGCACTGCCACGGTGAGCGTGGTTGCGCAGACGCCGGGCACTGCCCTCAATGATTTGACCGGGGCACTCACCCTCACCAGTCCGCCTCTAGGCATGGATGCGGCTGCCGCATTCATTGGCAGCACGACCGGTGGCGAAGATGAAGAAACTATCGAGTCGCTGCTGGTACGGCTGCTGGAGATCATGCAAGAACCGCCAGCCGGTGGCGCGACCTATGACTACGAACGCTGGGCCAAAGAAGTGCCAGGAGTAGTTGATGCGCTGGTGCTACCTAAGCGCCGTGGCGGCGGAACTGTCGATGTGGTGATTACTGGCAGCGATGGCGTTCCATCGGCCGAGGTAACCGCCGCCTGCCAGGCGCATATCGAAGATCAGTGCACTGTCATTGGTGACATCTGGGTTTTCGTCCCGGTTGAACGGGCAGTGAATAGCACAGCTCAAGTGGAGCTGAATGGCGACTACACGCTAGCGGAAGTTCGAGGCTTCGCGCAGAAAGCCTATACGGCGTTGCTCGGTGCAAAGAAGCCACGAGAGCCGCTCAAGCGCTCGCAGATCGAGGCGATGATCAACAACCTGCCAGGTGTGTCTGATCGAGTGGTGAATACGCCTGCGGGCAATGTGGCCGCGTCGGACGACCCTGCCCAAATCGGCTGGATTCGCCCAGGCACCATCACTCTTGAGTTGATGCCGTGA
- a CDS encoding YmfQ family protein: MTRLADQLRLLLPPVSYDSNAPRLSAVIEAEAAALEDGEKSAENVYLTIFPDSGEGLADWERVLRLPDPCLAGEQQTVRQRVQAVLSKLQSRGGQSRPFFIALAKALGYDITITVFRPARAGLARAGDAVNGGDWSFTWRVNAPAVTVTHAAAGLAGAGAPLAAWGNKALECRLGQMRPAESILIFGYGDN, encoded by the coding sequence GTGACGCGCCTGGCTGACCAACTGCGGTTATTGCTCCCACCTGTTTCGTATGACAGCAACGCCCCGCGTCTTTCCGCTGTCATCGAGGCAGAGGCTGCGGCTCTCGAAGACGGGGAGAAAAGCGCCGAGAACGTTTATCTGACGATATTTCCCGACAGCGGCGAAGGCCTAGCGGATTGGGAGCGTGTACTGCGTTTGCCCGATCCGTGCTTGGCCGGCGAGCAGCAGACCGTTCGGCAGCGTGTGCAGGCTGTTCTCAGCAAGCTGCAAAGTCGTGGCGGTCAAAGTCGTCCTTTCTTTATCGCGCTGGCCAAGGCCCTTGGTTACGACATCACCATCACTGTCTTTCGTCCCGCACGCGCCGGCCTGGCCCGTGCGGGTGACGCCGTCAACGGCGGCGACTGGTCATTTACCTGGCGTGTTAATGCCCCAGCCGTAACGGTCACCCATGCAGCTGCCGGCTTAGCCGGTGCGGGAGCCCCGCTCGCTGCCTGGGGTAACAAGGCTCTCGAATGTCGGCTGGGTCAAATGAGGCCCGCCGAATCCATCCTCATCTTCGGCTATGGAGACAACTGA
- a CDS encoding gp53-like domain-containing protein, with protein MQKISDSTATATPAGEFTEGSAAGGVPSTLIKAAWLTTIQRELIALLQAAALEPDVEDDAQVLAAVQALISAGLANKQPQDATLTALASLGTAANQMIYSTGPDAFALTALSAFIRTLLDDADAAAARTTLGAAPLASPALTGTPTVPTAAPGTNNTQAASTGFVQAAIAAIATATEVLKGILRIGTQAEVNAGTLDDVAVTPKKLRFGFSMSLTANGYITFPTWLGGLIVQWGTSGAVTYDARLTVSYPIAFPNACFAVLTNYKAPATQTDHCQSYGVANVGTTSFQVENQWVYGGNAGNFTAVWVGFGY; from the coding sequence ATGCAGAAGATCAGCGACAGCACCGCGACGGCAACGCCAGCGGGTGAATTTACAGAAGGCAGTGCGGCCGGAGGTGTTCCGTCCACTTTAATCAAGGCAGCTTGGCTGACCACAATTCAGCGTGAGTTGATTGCTCTGCTTCAAGCAGCCGCATTGGAGCCGGATGTTGAAGATGATGCCCAGGTTTTGGCCGCCGTTCAGGCCTTGATCAGCGCCGGTCTTGCTAACAAGCAGCCGCAAGACGCAACCCTCACAGCTCTGGCCTCGCTGGGCACCGCCGCGAATCAGATGATTTACTCGACAGGGCCGGATGCTTTCGCACTGACCGCGCTCTCAGCCTTTATCCGTACCCTGCTGGATGACGCCGATGCAGCAGCTGCGCGCACCACGCTGGGCGCTGCACCACTGGCCAGCCCTGCGCTCACCGGCACGCCGACAGTGCCAACTGCTGCGCCTGGGACTAATAACACCCAGGCCGCCTCTACGGGCTTTGTGCAAGCTGCAATCGCGGCGATAGCAACGGCTACAGAAGTGCTGAAAGGCATCCTGCGGATTGGCACTCAAGCAGAGGTCAATGCGGGAACGCTCGATGATGTTGCCGTCACACCCAAGAAGCTTCGTTTCGGATTCTCCATGAGTCTCACGGCGAATGGCTACATCACATTCCCGACCTGGCTGGGCGGGCTGATCGTCCAATGGGGAACCTCTGGGGCGGTGACGTATGACGCCCGCCTAACAGTCAGCTATCCCATCGCATTCCCGAATGCCTGCTTCGCGGTTCTAACGAACTACAAAGCACCTGCCACCCAGACTGATCACTGCCAGTCATACGGCGTTGCCAACGTTGGTACGACCTCATTCCAGGTGGAGAACCAATGGGTTTATGGCGGCAACGCGGGCAACTTCACGGCCGTCTGGGTTGGATTCGGTTACTAA